A genomic segment from Equus przewalskii isolate Varuska chromosome X, EquPr2, whole genome shotgun sequence encodes:
- the GLA gene encoding alpha-galactosidase A isoform X1, producing MTGTMNLRSRAQLLGCVLGLRSLALVLWGIPGARALDNGLAMTPTMGWLHWERFMCNTDCEEDPDSCVSEKLFMQMADLMDSEGWRDVGYEYLCIDDCWMAPQRDSKGRLQADPKRFPGGIRRLADYVHGKGLKLGIYADVGKLTCAGFPGSYGYYDIDAKTFADWGVDLLKFDGCHFDTLVDLADGYKYMSLALNRTGRSIVYSCEWPLYMMPFRKPNYTEVREYCNHWRNFADIYDAWQSVKSVLDWTSSNQEKIVDAAGPGGWNDPDMLVIGNFGLSWDQQITQMALWAIMAAPLFMSNDLRQISPQAKALLQDKDVIAINQDPLGKQGYRLRKEDNIEVWERPLSDFAWAVAMVNLQEIGGPRFHTISLASLGGGLACLPACLITELLPVKGKLGFYEWTSSLKLRINPTGTVLLRLDRTN from the exons ATGACAGGGACGATGAACCTGAGGAGCAGAGCCCAGCTGCTGGGCTGCGTGCTGGGGCTCCGCTCCCTGGCCCTGGTACTCTGGGGCATCCCTGGGGCCAGGGCCCTGGACAATGGCTTGGCGATGACCCCTACCATGGGCTGGCTGCACTGGGAGCGATTTATGTGCAACACTGACTGTGAAGAAGACCCGGATTCCTGTGTCAG TGAGAAGCTCTTCATGCAGATGGCAGACCTCATGGACTCAGAAGGCTGGAGGGATGTAGGTTATGAGTACCTCTGCATTGATGACTGTTGGATGGCTCCCCAAAGAGATTCAAAAGGCAGACTTCAGGCAGACCCTAAACGCTTTCCTGGTGGGATCCGCCGCCTAGCTGATTAT GTCCATGGCAAAGGACTGAAGCTAGGAATTTATGCAGATGTTGGAAAGCTAACCTGTGCAGGCTTCCCTGGGAGTTATGGATACTATGACATTGATGCGAAGACCTTTGCTGACTGGGGAGTAGATCTGCTGAAATTTGATGGTTGTCACTTTGACACTTTGGTAGATTTGGCAGATG GTTATAAGTACATGTCCTTGGCCCTGAACAGGACTGGCAGAAGCATTGTGTACTCCTGTGAGTGGCCCCTTTATATGATGCCCTTTCGTAAG CCCAATTACACAGAAGTCCGAGAGTACTGCAATCACTGGAGAAATTTTGCTGACATTTATGATGCTTGGCAAAGTGTAAAGAGTGTCTTGGACTGGACGTCTTCTAACCAGGAGAAAATTGTTGATGCCGCAGGACCAGGGGGTTGGAATGACCCAGACATG TTAGTGATTGGCAACTTTGGCCTCAGCTGGGATCAGCAAATAACTCAGATGGCCCTCTGGGCTATCATGGCAGCTCCATTATTTATGTCCAATGACCTCCGACAGATCAGCCCTCAAGCCAAAGCACTCCTTCAAGATAAGGATGTAATTGCCATCAACCAGGACCCCCTGGGCAAGCAGGGGTACCGGCTTAGAAAG GAAGACAACATTGAGGTGTGGGAACGCCCTCTCTCGGACTTTGCCTGGGCTGTGGCGATGGTAAACCTGCAGGAGATTGGTGGACCTCGTTTTCATACCATCTCTCTTGCTTCCCTGGGTGGAGGACTGGCCTGTCTTCCTGCCTGCCTGATCACAGAGCTCCTTCCTGTGAAGGGAAAGCTTGGGTTTTATGAATGGACTTCAAGTTTAAAACTGCGAATAAATCCCACAGGCACTGTTTTGCTTCGGCTAGACAGAACAAACTAG
- the GLA gene encoding alpha-galactosidase A isoform X2 yields the protein MTGTMNLRSRAQLLGCVLGLRSLALVLWGIPGARALDNGLAMTPTMGWLHWERFMCNTDCEEDPDSCVSEKLFMQMADLMDSEGWRDVGYEYLCIDDCWMAPQRDSKGRLQADPKRFPGGIRRLADYVHGKGLKLGIYADVGKLTCAGFPGSYGYYDIDAKTFADWGVDLLKFDGCHFDTLVDLADGYKYMSLALNRTGRSIVYSCEWPLYMMPFRKPNYTEVREYCNHWRNFADIYDAWQSVKSVLDWTSSNQEKIVDAAGPGGWNDPDMEDNIEVWERPLSDFAWAVAMVNLQEIGGPRFHTISLASLGGGLACLPACLITELLPVKGKLGFYEWTSSLKLRINPTGTVLLRLDRTN from the exons ATGACAGGGACGATGAACCTGAGGAGCAGAGCCCAGCTGCTGGGCTGCGTGCTGGGGCTCCGCTCCCTGGCCCTGGTACTCTGGGGCATCCCTGGGGCCAGGGCCCTGGACAATGGCTTGGCGATGACCCCTACCATGGGCTGGCTGCACTGGGAGCGATTTATGTGCAACACTGACTGTGAAGAAGACCCGGATTCCTGTGTCAG TGAGAAGCTCTTCATGCAGATGGCAGACCTCATGGACTCAGAAGGCTGGAGGGATGTAGGTTATGAGTACCTCTGCATTGATGACTGTTGGATGGCTCCCCAAAGAGATTCAAAAGGCAGACTTCAGGCAGACCCTAAACGCTTTCCTGGTGGGATCCGCCGCCTAGCTGATTAT GTCCATGGCAAAGGACTGAAGCTAGGAATTTATGCAGATGTTGGAAAGCTAACCTGTGCAGGCTTCCCTGGGAGTTATGGATACTATGACATTGATGCGAAGACCTTTGCTGACTGGGGAGTAGATCTGCTGAAATTTGATGGTTGTCACTTTGACACTTTGGTAGATTTGGCAGATG GTTATAAGTACATGTCCTTGGCCCTGAACAGGACTGGCAGAAGCATTGTGTACTCCTGTGAGTGGCCCCTTTATATGATGCCCTTTCGTAAG CCCAATTACACAGAAGTCCGAGAGTACTGCAATCACTGGAGAAATTTTGCTGACATTTATGATGCTTGGCAAAGTGTAAAGAGTGTCTTGGACTGGACGTCTTCTAACCAGGAGAAAATTGTTGATGCCGCAGGACCAGGGGGTTGGAATGACCCAGACATG GAAGACAACATTGAGGTGTGGGAACGCCCTCTCTCGGACTTTGCCTGGGCTGTGGCGATGGTAAACCTGCAGGAGATTGGTGGACCTCGTTTTCATACCATCTCTCTTGCTTCCCTGGGTGGAGGACTGGCCTGTCTTCCTGCCTGCCTGATCACAGAGCTCCTTCCTGTGAAGGGAAAGCTTGGGTTTTATGAATGGACTTCAAGTTTAAAACTGCGAATAAATCCCACAGGCACTGTTTTGCTTCGGCTAGACAGAACAAACTAG
- the HNRNPH2 gene encoding heterogeneous nuclear ribonucleoprotein H2, with protein MMLSTEGREGFVVKVRGLPWSCSADEVMRFFSDCKIQNGTSGIRFIYTREGRPSGEAFVELESEDEVKLALKKDRETMGHRYVEVFKSNSVEMDWVLKHTGPNSPDTANDGFVRLRGLPFGCSKEEIVQFFSGLEIVPNGMTLPVDFQGRSTGEAFVQFASQEIAEKALKKHKERIGHRYIEIFKSSRAEVRTHYDPPRKLMAMQRPGPYDRPGAGRGYNSIGRGAGFERMRRGAYGGGYGGYDDYGGYNDGYGFGSDRFGRDLNYCFSGMSDHRYGDGGSSFQSTTGHCVHMRGLPYRATENDIYNFFSPLNPMRVHIEIGPDGRVTGEADVEFATHEDAVAAMAKDKANMQHRYVELFLNSTAGTSGGAYDHSYVELFLNSTAGASGGAYGSQMMGGMGLSNQSSYGGPASQQLSGGYGGGYGGQSSMSGYDQVLQENSSDYQSNLA; from the coding sequence ATGATGCTGAGcacagaaggcagggaggggttCGTGGTGAAGGTCAGGGGCCTACCCTGGTCCTGCTCAGCTGACGAAGTGATGCGCTTCTTCTCCGATTGCAAAATCCAAAATGGCACATCTGGCATTCGTTTCATCTACACCAGAGAAGGCAGACCAAGCGGTGAAGCATTTGTCGAACTTGAATCTGAAGATGAAGTGAAATTGGCTTTGAAGAAGGACAGAGAAACCATGGGACACAGATATGTTGAAGTATTCAAGTCCAACAGTGTTGAAATGGATTGGGTGTTGAAGCATACAGGTCCGAATAGTCCTGATACTGCCAATGATGGCTTCGTCCGGCTTAGAGGACTCCCATTTGGCTGTAGCAAGGAAGAGATTGTTCAGTTCTTTTCAGGGTTGGAAATTGTGCCAAATGGGATGACACTGCCGGTGGACTTTCAGGGGCGGAGCACAGGGGAGGCCTTTGTGCAGTTTGCTTCACAGGAGATAGCTGAAAAGGCCTtaaagaaacacaaggaaagaaTAGGGCACAGATACATTGAGATCTTCAAGAGTAGCCGAGCTGAAGTCCGAACCCACTACGACCCCCCTCGAAAGCTCATGGCTATGCAGCGGCCGGGTCCCTATGATAGGCCGGGGGCTGGCAGAGGGTATAATAGCATTGGCAGAGGGGCTGGATTTGAAAGGATGAGGCGGGGTGCCTATGGTGGAGGGTATGGAGGCTATGATGATTACGGTGGCTATAATGATGGGTACGGCTTTGGGTCTGATAGATTTGGAAGAGACCTCAATTACTGCTTTTCGGGAATGTCTGATCATAGATATGGAGATGGTGGGTCCAGTTTCCAGAGCACCACAGGGCACTGTGTACACATGAGGGGGTTACCTTACAGagccactgagaatgatatttacaattttttctcACCTCTTAACCCCATGAGAGTACACATTGAAATTGGACCCGATGGCAGAGTTACTGGGGAGGCAGACGTTGAATTTGCTACTCATGAAGATGCTGTGGCAGCTATGGCAAAAGACAAAGCTAATATGCAACACAGATATGTGGAGCTTTTCTTGAATTCTACTGCAGGAACAAGCGGGGGGGCTTACGATCACAGCTATGTAGAGCTCTTTTTGAATTCTACAGCAGGGGCAAGTGGTGGTGCGTATGGTAGCCAAATGATGGGAGGGATGGGCTTATCCAATCAGTCTAGTTATGGGGGTCCTGCTAGCCAGCAGCTGAGTGGTGGTTACGGAGGTGGTTATGGTGGTCAGAGCAGTATGAGTGGTTATGACCAAGTTCTGCAGGAGAACTCCAGTGATTACCAGTCCAACCTCGCCTAG